One genomic region from Salvia hispanica cultivar TCC Black 2014 chromosome 2, UniMelb_Shisp_WGS_1.0, whole genome shotgun sequence encodes:
- the LOC125207258 gene encoding ACT domain-containing protein ACR4-like isoform X1, protein MEASVSYSRDMDDEYEKLIRRMNPPRVVIDNESCKNATVIQVDSANKQGILLEVVQILTDLNLMITKAYICSDGGWFMDVFNVTDNDGNKITDEGILDYIQKSLGPDSCFASSMRRSVGVKLGTDHTSIELIGSDRPGLLSEVSAVLTNLKCNVVNAEVWTHNTRAAAVMQVTDEETGGAIIDPERLTLVKRLLCNVLKGSNKTREAKTVVSLGATHTERRLHQMMFDDRDYERMGEDSSDEKDRPNVNVVNWHGRDYSVVTIRCKDRPKLLFDIVCTLTDMQYVVFHGNVEAEGAEAHQEYCIRHIDGSPVKSDAERQRVIHCLEAAIQRRVSEGLKLELCTSDRIGLLSDVTRIFRENSLTVTRAEVTTRSGKAVNTFYVRESSGYPVDPKIIDSIRQTIGQTILRVKGSPDESTQAPQESPTRFLFGGLFKSRSFCNFGLVRSYS, encoded by the exons ATGG AAGCATCAGTCAGTTACTCCAGAGACATGGATGATGAATATGAGAAGCTCATTAGGAGAATGAATCCTCCGAG AGTGGTGATTGATAATGAATCTTGTAAGAATGCCACTGTGATTCAG GTGGACAGTGCTAATAAACAAGGAATCCTTCTTGAAGTTGTGCAAATTCTCACAGATCTCAATCTGATGATAACCAAGGCTTATATATGCTCTGATGGAGGATGGTTCATGGATG TGTTCAATGTGACTGATAATGATGGAAACAAGATAACTGATGAGGGGATTCTTGATTATATACAGAAG TCACTTGGTCCAGATTCTTGCTTTGCATCCTCAATGAGAAGATCAGTTGGGGTGAAGTTGGGGACGGACCACACATCGATTGAACTAATTGGCAGTGACAGACCAGGGCTGCTCTCCGAAGTGAGTGCTGTCCTAACAAACCTGAAATGCAATGTGGTGAATGCTGAGGTGTGGACGCATAACACCCGAGCTGCAGCAGTGATGCAAGTCACAGATGAGGAGACGGGGGGAGCTATCATTGATCCGGAGAGGCTGACCCTGGTTAAGCGCCTCCTGTGCAATGTACTCAAGGGTAGCAACAAAACTCGGGAGGCCAAGACTGTGGTCTCGCTCGGGGCGACCCACACTGAGAGACGCCTTCACCAGATGATGTTTGATGATAGGGATTACGAACGTATGGGCGAGGATTCATCTGATGAGAAGGATAGGCCTAATGTGAACGTTGTTAACTGGCACGGCAGGGATTACTCGGTGGTCACAATCCGATGCAAGGATAGACCGAAGCTCCTCTTTGACATAGTCTGCACTTTGACTGATATGCAATACGTTGTTTTCCATGGAAACGTCGAAGCTGAAGGAGCAGAAGCGCATCAG GAATACTGCATTAGGCACATTGATGGATCCCCAGTCAAATCTGATGCTGAGAGACAAAGGGTGATTCATTGTCTCGAAGCAGCAATCCAACGACGAGTCTCTGAG GGTTTGAAGCTAGAGCTCTGCACTTCTGACAGAATCGGGCTACTGTCCGATGTCACTAGGATATTCCGCGAGAACAGCCTAACTGTAACACGAGCAGAAGTGACCACAAGATCAGGCAAAGCTGTCAACACGTTCTATGTTCGTGAGTCATCAGGGTACCCGGTCGACCCCAAGATAATAGATTCCATCAGGCAAACAATTGGGCAGACCATACTTAGGGTGAAGGGCAGCCCAGACGAGTCAACCCAAGCGCCTCAAGAGTCTCCGACAAGGTTCCTCTTTGGTGGCCTTTTCAAGTCTAGGTCATTTTGCAATTTCGGTTTGGTTAGGTCTTATTCATGA
- the LOC125204876 gene encoding cytosolic sulfotransferase 5-like encodes MGSETINPPTPKYLQQEETLSEEVKHFISSLPKEKGWLASHLYQYQGFWYPVRHLAGVLSCQKHFLPKPHHIFLVSTPKSGTTWLKAISFSLLHRSLFPPSSPSSHPLTSSNPHSLVPFLEIHHYTDGRIPDLSSPRLFSTHLPLSSLPKSITNNKIVYLCRNPKDIFVSLHHFTNGLKPIDSPVNSIREAFDMFCRGVSLFGPCWDHILGYWELSREDSNRVLFLKFEEMKERPREEVRRLAEFLGCPFTAEEEEKGAVEDVLKLCSFEGLSGLEVNRSGKLASGEENRVFFRRGVVGDWRNYLDQEMAARFDRIAEEKLRGSGLVL; translated from the coding sequence atgggATCAGAAACGATTAATCCCCCAACTCCCAAATACCTCCAACAAGAAGAAACCCTAAGCGAAGAAGTGAAGCATTTCATCTCCAGCCTCCCCAAAGAAAAGGGTTGGCTTGCTTCCCATCTCTACCAATACCAAGGCTTCTGGTACCCCGTCCGCCACCTCGCCGGCGTCCTCTCCTGCCAAAAACACTTCCTCCCCAAACCCCACCACATCTTCCTCGTCTCCACCCCCAAATCCGGCACCACCTGGCTCAAAGCCATCTCCTTCTCCCTCCTCCACCGCTCCCTCTTCCCCCCCTCCTCCCCCTCCTCCCACCCCCTCACCTCCTCCAACCCCCACTCCCTCGTCCCCTTCCTCGAGATCCACCACTACACTGATGGACGAATCCCCGACCTCTCCTCCCCCCGCCTCTTCTCCACCCACCTCCCCCTCTCCTCCCTCCCCAAATCCATCACCAACAACAAAATCGTCTACCTCTGTCGAAACCCCAAGGACATCTTCGTCTCCCTCCACCACTTCACCAACGGCCTCAAGCCAATCGATTCCCCGGTTAACTCCATCCGTGAAGCGTTCGACATGTTCTGCCGCGGTGTGAGCCTTTTCGGGCCGTGCTGGGACCATATCCTCGGGTATTGGGAGCTTAGCCGGGAGGATAGCAATAGGGTTTTGTTTCTAAAGTTTGAGGAGATGAAGGAGAGGCCGAGGGAGGAGGTGAGGCGGCTGGCCGAGTTTCTAGGGTGCCCTTTcacggcggaggaggaggaaaaGGGTGCTGTGGAGGATGTTTTAAAGCTATGTAGCTTCGAGGGTTTGAGTGGTTTGGAGGTGAACCGGAGCGGGAAGCTGGCGTCGGGCGAGGAGAATAGGGTTTTCTTCCGGCGGGGGGTGGTCGGGGATTGGAGGAATTACTTGGATCAAGAGATGGCCGCGAGGTTCGATCGGATCGCGGAGGAGAAGCTCCGGGGGTCGGGGTTGGTGCTTtga
- the LOC125207258 gene encoding ACT domain-containing protein ACR4-like isoform X2, translated as MDDEYEKLIRRMNPPRVVIDNESCKNATVIQVDSANKQGILLEVVQILTDLNLMITKAYICSDGGWFMDVFNVTDNDGNKITDEGILDYIQKSLGPDSCFASSMRRSVGVKLGTDHTSIELIGSDRPGLLSEVSAVLTNLKCNVVNAEVWTHNTRAAAVMQVTDEETGGAIIDPERLTLVKRLLCNVLKGSNKTREAKTVVSLGATHTERRLHQMMFDDRDYERMGEDSSDEKDRPNVNVVNWHGRDYSVVTIRCKDRPKLLFDIVCTLTDMQYVVFHGNVEAEGAEAHQEYCIRHIDGSPVKSDAERQRVIHCLEAAIQRRVSEGLKLELCTSDRIGLLSDVTRIFRENSLTVTRAEVTTRSGKAVNTFYVRESSGYPVDPKIIDSIRQTIGQTILRVKGSPDESTQAPQESPTRFLFGGLFKSRSFCNFGLVRSYS; from the exons ATGGATGATGAATATGAGAAGCTCATTAGGAGAATGAATCCTCCGAG AGTGGTGATTGATAATGAATCTTGTAAGAATGCCACTGTGATTCAG GTGGACAGTGCTAATAAACAAGGAATCCTTCTTGAAGTTGTGCAAATTCTCACAGATCTCAATCTGATGATAACCAAGGCTTATATATGCTCTGATGGAGGATGGTTCATGGATG TGTTCAATGTGACTGATAATGATGGAAACAAGATAACTGATGAGGGGATTCTTGATTATATACAGAAG TCACTTGGTCCAGATTCTTGCTTTGCATCCTCAATGAGAAGATCAGTTGGGGTGAAGTTGGGGACGGACCACACATCGATTGAACTAATTGGCAGTGACAGACCAGGGCTGCTCTCCGAAGTGAGTGCTGTCCTAACAAACCTGAAATGCAATGTGGTGAATGCTGAGGTGTGGACGCATAACACCCGAGCTGCAGCAGTGATGCAAGTCACAGATGAGGAGACGGGGGGAGCTATCATTGATCCGGAGAGGCTGACCCTGGTTAAGCGCCTCCTGTGCAATGTACTCAAGGGTAGCAACAAAACTCGGGAGGCCAAGACTGTGGTCTCGCTCGGGGCGACCCACACTGAGAGACGCCTTCACCAGATGATGTTTGATGATAGGGATTACGAACGTATGGGCGAGGATTCATCTGATGAGAAGGATAGGCCTAATGTGAACGTTGTTAACTGGCACGGCAGGGATTACTCGGTGGTCACAATCCGATGCAAGGATAGACCGAAGCTCCTCTTTGACATAGTCTGCACTTTGACTGATATGCAATACGTTGTTTTCCATGGAAACGTCGAAGCTGAAGGAGCAGAAGCGCATCAG GAATACTGCATTAGGCACATTGATGGATCCCCAGTCAAATCTGATGCTGAGAGACAAAGGGTGATTCATTGTCTCGAAGCAGCAATCCAACGACGAGTCTCTGAG GGTTTGAAGCTAGAGCTCTGCACTTCTGACAGAATCGGGCTACTGTCCGATGTCACTAGGATATTCCGCGAGAACAGCCTAACTGTAACACGAGCAGAAGTGACCACAAGATCAGGCAAAGCTGTCAACACGTTCTATGTTCGTGAGTCATCAGGGTACCCGGTCGACCCCAAGATAATAGATTCCATCAGGCAAACAATTGGGCAGACCATACTTAGGGTGAAGGGCAGCCCAGACGAGTCAACCCAAGCGCCTCAAGAGTCTCCGACAAGGTTCCTCTTTGGTGGCCTTTTCAAGTCTAGGTCATTTTGCAATTTCGGTTTGGTTAGGTCTTATTCATGA